The Streptomyces avermitilis MA-4680 = NBRC 14893 genome contains a region encoding:
- a CDS encoding serine/threonine-protein kinase yields MQPLEVGEPTVVGPYRLLGRLGSGGMGRVYLGRSTGGRTVAVKIVHPHFALDEEFRARFRREVEAARRVGGAWTAPVLDADPEASVPWVATGYAAGPSLAAAVTDGGPLPTHSVRALGAGLAEALSAVHGLGLVHRDVKPSNVLLTLDGPLLIDFGIARATDGTASLTSTGVSVGSPGYMSPEQILGKGIAGAADVFSLGAVLAYAGTGAPPFPGDSSASLLYKVVHEEPELGSLEGELRELVAHCLAKDPDGRPGPAEVAERLAPQGAARLVTGGWLPGPLVEQVSRSAVQLLNLDVAGAAEAVPSGPVEFSTPSVRPPTGVFGPPPDLATPAYMPAPRPAEAQPRPEPQPQPQPQPQSQPPAQPQDAVPGVPLAVAPESGPPGRVSVSVAATSAPGTGGRGRRVSCTVALAVAGALATVTVGSAFLFGLLEGGDSSGGDSSGSADSPPAATASASRSDPGDGADGAVPKSYLGTWEGDALALGGTLPAGTFRVTIGEAAVGKEIGTFRSTDQLGGTCDDVLLLKKATAQQLVATSVAKDTNPSTCTTGRHEVRLTPVGDDLSYETDNQAAGNPTSRMSKVK; encoded by the coding sequence ATGCAGCCGCTCGAAGTCGGCGAACCCACGGTCGTGGGGCCCTACCGGCTGCTCGGCCGGCTCGGCTCCGGCGGTATGGGCCGCGTCTATCTGGGGCGCAGTACGGGCGGCCGCACGGTCGCGGTCAAGATCGTGCACCCGCACTTCGCCCTCGACGAGGAGTTCCGCGCCCGCTTCCGGCGCGAGGTGGAGGCGGCGCGCCGGGTCGGCGGCGCCTGGACCGCGCCGGTGCTCGACGCCGACCCGGAGGCGTCCGTGCCCTGGGTCGCGACCGGGTACGCGGCGGGTCCCTCGCTGGCCGCCGCCGTCACCGACGGCGGACCGCTGCCCACCCATTCCGTACGGGCCCTGGGCGCCGGACTCGCGGAGGCGCTGTCGGCGGTGCACGGACTGGGCCTCGTCCACCGGGACGTGAAGCCCTCGAACGTGCTCCTCACCCTCGACGGGCCCCTGCTCATCGACTTCGGTATCGCCCGCGCCACCGACGGCACGGCCTCCCTGACCTCCACGGGCGTCTCCGTCGGCTCGCCCGGCTACATGTCGCCCGAGCAGATCCTCGGCAAGGGGATCGCGGGCGCGGCGGACGTCTTCTCGCTGGGCGCGGTCCTGGCGTACGCGGGAACCGGCGCACCTCCCTTCCCCGGCGACTCCTCGGCCTCGCTCCTCTACAAGGTCGTGCACGAGGAGCCCGAACTCGGCTCGCTGGAGGGGGAGTTGCGGGAGCTGGTCGCCCACTGCCTGGCCAAGGACCCGGACGGGCGGCCCGGCCCCGCCGAGGTGGCCGAGCGGCTCGCCCCGCAGGGCGCGGCCCGGCTGGTCACGGGCGGCTGGCTGCCGGGACCCCTGGTGGAGCAGGTCAGCCGCAGCGCCGTGCAGCTGCTGAACCTGGACGTGGCGGGGGCGGCGGAGGCGGTGCCCTCGGGGCCCGTGGAGTTCAGCACTCCTTCGGTGCGGCCGCCGACCGGTGTCTTCGGACCGCCGCCCGACCTGGCCACGCCCGCCTATATGCCGGCGCCCCGCCCCGCGGAGGCGCAGCCGCGCCCCGAGCCGCAGCCGCAACCACAGCCGCAACCGCAGTCACAGCCGCCCGCGCAGCCGCAGGACGCCGTGCCGGGAGTGCCGCTGGCCGTCGCCCCCGAGTCCGGGCCGCCCGGCAGGGTCTCGGTGAGCGTGGCCGCGACCTCGGCGCCCGGAACCGGTGGCCGGGGGCGCCGGGTGAGTTGCACGGTCGCGCTGGCTGTCGCGGGCGCGCTGGCGACCGTGACCGTGGGGTCCGCGTTCCTCTTCGGCCTGCTGGAGGGCGGGGATTCGAGCGGCGGCGACAGCAGCGGGAGCGCGGACAGTCCGCCCGCCGCGACCGCGAGCGCCAGCCGGTCGGACCCCGGTGACGGGGCGGACGGTGCCGTCCCCAAGTCCTACCTGGGCACCTGGGAGGGCGACGCCCTCGCCCTGGGCGGCACACTGCCCGCGGGCACGTTCCGCGTGACCATCGGCGAGGCCGCCGTCGGCAAGGAGATCGGCACCTTCCGGTCGACCGATCAGCTCGGCGGCACCTGCGACGACGTACTCCTTCTCAAGAAGGCCACGGCGCAGCAGCTCGTCGCCACGAGCGTGGCCAAGGACACCAACCCCTCGACGTGCACGACCGGGAGGCACGAGGTGCGGCTGACGCCCGTCGGGGACGACCTCAGCTACGAGACGGACAATCAGGCGGCCGGGAATCCGACATCACGGATGTCGAAGGTCAAGTAG
- a CDS encoding prepilin peptidase produces the protein MDVDFDVWLTGPAALWGAAAGLLVPRAAYRLCVEPDEPWRDRCPRGHPITGGPGGWLGRARCPDGTVYGPSAVLVCAATALVCAALALATGTRPELAVWLLLAPLAVLLTIVDFRVQRLPDVLTLPLAGAAAALLGVAALAPEHAGEWLTALLGALALGGAYFVLFLVNPNGMGFGDVKLALGLGAVLGWYGWSTVVLGTFAGFLFGGLYGLGLVASRRAGRRTSIPFGPFLIAGAFVGLLIGAYTS, from the coding sequence GTGGACGTGGACTTCGATGTCTGGCTGACCGGCCCTGCCGCTCTGTGGGGTGCGGCGGCGGGTCTGCTCGTGCCCCGGGCCGCGTATCGCCTCTGCGTGGAACCCGACGAGCCGTGGCGCGACCGGTGTCCGCGGGGGCACCCGATCACCGGTGGCCCCGGCGGCTGGCTCGGACGGGCGCGGTGCCCGGACGGCACGGTGTACGGGCCCTCCGCCGTCCTCGTCTGCGCCGCCACCGCCCTGGTCTGCGCGGCCCTCGCCCTCGCCACCGGCACCCGCCCCGAACTGGCCGTCTGGCTGCTGCTCGCGCCCCTCGCCGTGCTGCTGACGATCGTGGACTTCCGGGTGCAGCGGCTGCCGGACGTGCTCACGCTCCCGCTCGCGGGTGCCGCGGCCGCCCTGCTGGGCGTGGCCGCGCTCGCGCCCGAGCACGCGGGGGAGTGGCTGACCGCGCTGCTCGGGGCGCTCGCGCTCGGCGGCGCGTACTTCGTCCTCTTCCTCGTCAACCCGAACGGCATGGGCTTCGGCGACGTCAAACTGGCGCTGGGGCTCGGGGCGGTGCTCGGCTGGTACGGGTGGAGCACGGTCGTCCTGGGCACGTTCGCCGGGTTCCTGTTCGGCGGGCTGTACGGGCTGGGGCTCGTGGCCTCGCGGCGGGCCGGGCGCAGGACGTCGATCCCGTTCGGGCCGTTTCTGATCGCGGGGGCGTTCGTGGGGCTGCTGATCGGGGCTTACACCAGTTAG
- the mqnC gene encoding cyclic dehypoxanthinyl futalosine synthase, which translates to MTEKADLQSVLDRAAAGGRITPEEALDLYRDAPLHALGAAADAVRRRRYAGTEHIATYIIERNINYTNVCVTACKFCAFYAAPKDTAKGWTRDLDDILRRCAETVELGGTQIMFQGGHHPDYGVEYYEKHFAAIKEAFPQLVIHSLGASEVEHMARISGVSVEEAIQRIHTAGLDSFAGAGAELLPERPRKAIAPLKESGERWLEIMETAHRLGVESTSTMLMGTGETNAERIEHLRMIRDVQDRTGGFRAFIPYTYQPENNHLKGRTQATLFEYLRMIAIARLFFDNVAHIQGSWLTTGKEVGQLSLHYGADDLGSIMLEENVVSSAGAKHRSNRMEIIDLIRKAGRVPAQRATTYEHLVVHDDPANDPVDERVMSHISSTAIEGGTAHPELKLLTSN; encoded by the coding sequence GTGACCGAGAAGGCCGACCTTCAGTCCGTCCTCGACCGTGCCGCCGCGGGCGGGCGGATCACCCCCGAGGAGGCGCTCGACCTCTACCGGGACGCCCCGCTGCACGCGCTGGGCGCCGCCGCCGACGCCGTACGCCGGCGGAGGTACGCAGGGACCGAGCACATCGCCACGTACATCATCGAGCGGAACATCAACTACACGAACGTGTGCGTCACGGCGTGCAAGTTCTGCGCCTTCTACGCGGCCCCCAAGGACACGGCCAAGGGCTGGACCCGCGACCTCGACGACATCCTGCGCCGCTGCGCGGAGACCGTCGAACTCGGCGGCACGCAGATCATGTTCCAGGGCGGACACCACCCCGACTACGGCGTCGAGTACTACGAGAAGCACTTCGCCGCGATCAAGGAAGCCTTCCCGCAGCTGGTCATCCACTCCCTCGGCGCGTCCGAGGTCGAGCACATGGCCCGGATCTCCGGCGTCTCCGTCGAGGAGGCGATCCAGCGCATCCACACCGCCGGCCTCGACTCCTTCGCGGGCGCGGGCGCGGAGCTCCTGCCCGAGCGGCCCCGCAAGGCGATCGCCCCCCTCAAGGAGTCCGGGGAGCGCTGGCTGGAGATCATGGAGACGGCGCACCGGCTGGGGGTCGAGTCGACGTCCACCATGCTGATGGGCACGGGCGAGACCAACGCCGAGCGCATCGAGCACCTGCGGATGATCCGTGACGTACAGGACCGGACGGGCGGCTTCCGGGCCTTCATCCCGTACACGTACCAGCCGGAGAACAACCACCTCAAGGGCCGTACGCAGGCCACGCTCTTCGAGTACCTGCGGATGATCGCCATCGCCCGCCTCTTCTTCGACAACGTGGCCCACATCCAGGGCTCGTGGCTGACCACCGGCAAGGAGGTCGGCCAGCTCTCCCTGCACTACGGCGCGGACGACCTCGGCTCGATCATGCTGGAGGAGAACGTCGTCTCCTCGGCCGGCGCCAAGCACCGCTCGAACCGCATGGAGATCATCGACCTGATCCGCAAGGCGGGACGGGTGCCGGCCCAGCGCGCGACGACGTACGAGCACCTCGTCGTGCACGACGACCCGGCGAACGACCCGGTCGACGAGCGGGTCATGTCCCACATCTCGTCGACGGCGATCGAGGGCGGAACGGCGCACCCCGAGCTGAAGCTCCTCACCTCCAACTAG
- a CDS encoding imidazolonepropionase-like domain-containing protein, producing the protein MLTIHAADELRYTWDDPEPVKDGAVAVQGVRVAATGSLAELQERFPGARVRRWPGVLGPARVHEGPLPDAPTPRERVHAVLKLGAVAVLEEYAGTPELRAAAERNDVVVLSRGRRTAIVDMGRADLAVFDGAGACIATVCAGRLVHRRR; encoded by the coding sequence GTGCTGACCATTCACGCCGCCGACGAACTGCGGTACACGTGGGACGACCCGGAGCCGGTCAAGGACGGCGCCGTCGCCGTGCAGGGCGTCCGGGTCGCCGCCACGGGGTCACTGGCCGAGCTCCAGGAGCGGTTCCCGGGGGCTCGTGTACGGCGCTGGCCCGGTGTCCTCGGGCCCGCCCGCGTCCACGAGGGCCCGCTCCCGGACGCGCCGACACCGCGTGAACGCGTTCACGCGGTGCTGAAGCTGGGCGCGGTGGCCGTGCTGGAGGAGTACGCCGGTACGCCCGAACTCCGGGCAGCCGCCGAGCGGAACGACGTCGTCGTCCTGTCCCGCGGCCGGCGCACGGCGATCGTCGACATGGGCCGCGCCGACCTCGCGGTCTTCGACGGGGCGGGCGCGTGCATCGCCACGGTGTGCGCCGGGCGCCTGGTCCACCGCCGCCGTTAG